Proteins from a single region of Streptomyces spinoverrucosus:
- a CDS encoding LacI family DNA-binding transcriptional regulator, with product MSQRKAPGDAGRATIRDVAERAGVSVASVSRVLSGNYPVSDDLRRRVMKVVRDLDYVTNAHARSLAGGGTPTVAILINNITGAAFAHVAKGVEGAATLRGWLSLVGTTGDDPERELALVNLMRQQGVAAVVLLGGAYDYDEYQLRMARFARSLDAAGSHLVLVGRPPLEGDVPATTVDYDNESGAYAMAGHLLSAGHRDILVLPGHAELTTAQGRLRGARRAFEAYGVPFEPGMVRHGPYDYEHGYEAVETALREKLDFTAVLAGTDVIAAGAMQALRAAGLRVPEDVSIVGYDDIPLASQLTPQLTTVHVPYEEMGRVALRAVADRREGGAGRRKGADGEHLVLGTHVVVRQSVRPPRRRG from the coding sequence GTGAGTCAGCGCAAGGCACCGGGCGACGCCGGCCGGGCGACGATCCGGGACGTGGCGGAACGCGCGGGCGTCTCCGTGGCGAGCGTGTCACGCGTACTGTCCGGCAACTACCCGGTCTCCGACGACCTGCGCCGCCGGGTGATGAAGGTCGTCCGGGACCTGGACTACGTCACCAACGCCCACGCCCGCTCCCTGGCCGGTGGCGGCACCCCGACGGTCGCGATCCTCATCAACAACATCACCGGCGCCGCCTTCGCCCACGTGGCCAAGGGCGTCGAGGGCGCGGCCACGCTGCGCGGCTGGCTCTCGCTGGTCGGCACGACGGGCGACGACCCGGAGCGGGAGCTGGCCCTGGTGAACCTCATGCGCCAACAGGGCGTGGCCGCCGTCGTCCTGCTCGGCGGCGCCTACGACTACGACGAGTACCAGTTGCGCATGGCCCGCTTCGCCCGCTCGCTGGACGCGGCCGGCTCCCACCTCGTCCTGGTCGGCCGGCCGCCGCTGGAGGGCGACGTCCCGGCGACGACCGTCGACTACGACAACGAGTCCGGCGCCTACGCGATGGCCGGCCACCTGCTGTCGGCCGGTCACCGGGACATCCTGGTGCTGCCGGGTCACGCCGAACTGACCACGGCACAGGGCCGGTTGCGGGGTGCCCGGCGTGCCTTCGAGGCGTACGGCGTGCCCTTCGAGCCGGGCATGGTGCGGCACGGTCCGTACGACTACGAGCACGGCTACGAAGCCGTGGAGACGGCCCTGCGCGAGAAGCTGGACTTCACCGCCGTGCTCGCCGGCACCGACGTGATCGCCGCGGGCGCCATGCAGGCCCTGCGCGCGGCCGGGCTGCGCGTGCCGGAGGACGTGTCGATCGTCGGCTACGACGACATCCCGCTGGCGTCCCAGCTCACCCCTCAACTGACCACCGTGCACGTGCCGTACGAGGAGATGGGCCGGGTCGCTCTGCGCGCCGTGGCCGACCGGCGCGAGGGCGGCGCGGGGCGGCGCAAGGGGGCCGACGGGGAGCATCTGGTGTTGGGCACCCATGTCGTCGTACGGCAGTCGGTGCGGCCGCCTCGGCGGCGCGGGTAG